The following nucleotide sequence is from Nitrospira sp..
TGTCATGAACAACGACTGCGTCTGCTTGACCAAATCGGCATGCAACCCGGCGAGGGAAATAGCCGTCGGTTGCCCCTGGCTGACTTCGGCGGCGAAACTCGGGCCCGACAGGACCAGCAAGAAGTCCTGCATGGCGGCCGGCAACTCCTCCTGCATGACCTGGGTCATGAGCTGCAGCGTCTCTTCTTCAATACCTTTGGTCGCACTGATCAAGGGAAGGGGCAAGGAAAGCAGCGGCGCCATGCGGCGCAAGACTGCTCTTGCCACATGGGAGGGAACGGCAAAAACCAGATAATCCGCCTCGGCCAGCGCCTCCTCCAAGCTGGTGGTGGCGGAGAGGCCTGACGGCAGCGCCACACCCGGCAGATAACGATGATTTTCCCGCCGCTGCTCGATGGACTCGACCACATCGGATTCATACGCCCAAAGGCATACCGGCAGCTGCTTCTCGGCCACATGCCGAGCGAGGGCCGTTCCCCAGGCTCCGGCACCGATCACCGAGACACGCTGCTTGGCCGGTTGAGTCATCGCCGCGGATTATAGGAAGGGGCTTCAAAGACTGTCAACGAAGCGGCCCGCTCCCGTGAGACTGGAATTCCTCAGCGCCCCACGCTACCCTGTGGAAGCCATTCGTGAACGGAAACGATGAAAGCCTGTCCATCCTGTGGGCGCGCCCTGCCTGAAATCAGCCGGTACTGCACCTTTTGCGGCGCTGGAGTGGCGAACGACGCCCCCGCCACGCCGCACCCCTCGGCAACGAACCAGAACAAGGAACAGCTCAATCTGCGCATTCTCTATGGGATGGTGACGGTCCTGCTCCTCGAACTCCTCATGCCGCCTTGGGAAACACCACCGGCACAACCGGCTGCGTTCCTCGGCTTTCATTTCATTCTGTCCCCGCCCCAGGCCGATGCCCTCGTCAGCCGCCTCTTGCTGACAATCGAACTCACCACCACAGCCATCGCCGGCCTGTACCTGTCGTTTCTTTTTCGATCGCGCTAGGCGGGATCGGCGGAAGGGGTCAATCGAGAGCCAGGGTCAGGCACTTGGCGGCACCGCCCGATTTGATGAATTCATCCAACGGCACGGGATGGGTGCGATACCCTCGTGCCTCCAGCAGTCGCATGGTGCGAGGGCAGCCGGATGGAATCACCACCGCGTCGCCGACACAGACGGCATTGCAGGCGAACCGGAGCGCATCCTCCTCCGGGACCTCCACACGGCGATCCTCCGGGATCAACCGCGCAATGGCGGCGCGGCCATAGGAGTCGAAGGCCGCTGGGTAATAGAGGAGTTCCCCGCCGCTCAGCGGGCAGAAGCAGGTATCCAGGTGATAGAACCGGCCGTCGATCAACTCGAGCGGAATGATCTCACGCTGGAAGATCTCGCTCAGCCGTGGAAAGGCTCGAATGTCCGATCGCTGCCGGTACCCGCCGAACCAGGTCTCTGGAAATCCGAGGAGATCGCCGGCTCCTTCGAAATACAAGTCCTGGTCGAACGGCACCACTTCATACCCGTGCTCGTGAAACCACTGAGCGAAATACTTCTCCTCCCGTTGTCGCTCCGGATGGCGGAAGCGGCTCACTAACGCGCGCCGGCCGGCCACCACCCCGGCGTTGGCGGTGAACACCAAGTCCGGCAACCCTCGGACCGGCTCCATCCGCTCAAGTTTCGCGCCGACATCCCGCTCCAAGACCTGCATCAACTCCTGCCACTGGGTGACGGCACGCGCCGGATCCACAGCATTCGCCCGCCGCATCCAGGGATTGATTTCATAATCGATCTGAAAATAGTCCGGAGGACAGACCAACAAACGACTCATGGGCGCCACCCGAGTGCGCGGGCCAACTCCGACAGAAATGAGGCGGCGTCCATGACCAGCCCCACGGCTTGGAAACTGCCGCGATCAGCCAGCTTCGTCGGCACCGCTGGATTCACATCGACACAGACGGTCGGGATCGTCGCCGGCAATAAATTGCCGGTGGCAATGGAGTGGAGCGTGGAGGCCACCAAAAGCGCAAGGCCGACGCCGGGAATGTGTGCGCGCATGGCCTGCTGGGCCGCCATCGAGTCGGTCAGCACGCCCGGGAGCGGGCCGTCGTCTCGGATAGTTCCCGCCATCACCAGGGTGACATGTTGCCGCACACAGGCCGCCATGATGCCGTCCCGAACCAGCCCAGAACACACAGCCTCTTCGATGCTGCCCAACGCCCGCACCCGATTGATGGTGCGCAAGTGGTGCTCATGGCCATGGGGCACCGACCGCCCAGCCGACAATTCGTACCCGAGTGACGTGCCGTACAGAGCCGCTTCCATGTCATGGGCAGCTAACGCATTCCCGCAGAACAACACCTGCACATACCCTTCCTCAACCAACCAGGCCAACGCCTCCCGCCCTCCGGCATGGATGATGGCCGGGCCTCCGGCGAAGAGAATCTTCGCATCGGCCTCGCCCGCCCTGTGACGCGCACGCAGACGCTGCATGCGGGCGGCGATATCGGCGAGGACCGGCTGATGTGGGCGCTCCGACGACACGACGGATTCCATGAACCCAAACACATCACGTTCCGTCGGGCGGGCTAGGGGCGTCACCCTGATGCCGTCCCGCCCGATCACGATCAAATCTCCTTCCTTCACCGCGGCCATCGGTACCGTCCTCGCGCGGGCCTTGGCCGGATCCACGCAGATCCCCACATCCATTTCGATGCCCTCGACCGTCACCCATTCGCCGTCCAGGCGAATCTCCGTGGACAAGTGGGTCGTCGCGTAAAACTGCTCGGGGAACACGCCGGCGGCCGGAGCCGGTTCAAACCGGCAATCCTCTTCCCGCTCCACGGTAGCCCCATGCGGCTGAATCGCTCGAAGGATTTCGGCCAATTGTCGGCCGGAGGAGGCACGAACGACGATTCGCGCGTGAGAGGGCGCATCCCTCGTCGCTCCGATGCGCACATCCTGCAGGTCGAAGGTGCCGCCCATCATCAAAATGGTATCCAGCACCTTCGCCAGGATCAGCGAGTCGATGATGTGGCCCTGCAGCAACACGGTTTCTTCCGGCGCCGTCATCGGCAGCTCCTCCTGTATATGTGGTGGTCTTGCCAAATTTTACCATGCGCCAGGCGACGAGCAGGCGGTCACGCAGCCGTTTTGATGATCTCCCGCAGCACGCTCGTCGCGTAGGAGCCGGGAGGCAGCCAGAAGGAGAGGGTGAGGGCGGAGCCTTCGAGGGACCAATTCAGGTCATTGAGACGCACCCGAAGCGCCCGGCGTTCCCCGCGGAATCCGCACTCGGCGCCCGCCTTCGATAGTGCCTCGGGCGTGGTGCCCAACTCGGCCACGACCGACCGTTCGAGCTCGCCGGGTGTTCCCGTCGACCAAGGCGCACGCGATCCGAAGAGCGGTCCCGTGGGGCTGATCTCGAATCGATCGACGCGAGGCTGTTCCACCTCGGGCAGCTCGACGACAAAACAGGCGCCATTGTCCGTCTTCATGGCCCAGTCTCCGGCGAAAACCCGGTCGAGGCTGTCGATTCGCTTCGCCACGATCCGGTTGAACAGATGCGACTGGTAGGCATTCATGAACCAGAGTCGCTTGGCGCGGCTCATCTTGTTTCGGCGGGCGGCGTCCCGCAGCAACTCAGCCCCAACCGCAAAATTATTTCCCGCCCGTCCCTGACGCTGCGGCCCGAAATAATTCGGCACCCCTCGGCGTTGCAGCTGCTCGAAGATCTGCTCTACATCGGCATCACATCCCTCGCGAACGTCCCGCACCACCAGACGAAACTGATTCCCGGCATGGTGCCCCTTGCGTAAGCGGTTGCGGTGCCGGCCCAGGACTTCCACCTTCAGGAGACGGTCGTCGGTGGCTAAGGCTGCCACCGTCTCCGGCTTCACTCCCTGCAGCGACACCATTTGAGTCGTGACCGCCTGGGCATCTTTCAGCCCGGCAATTCCGATGGACATCGCCTTGACGTGAAGGTGGGACGACAACCTCAACACCAGATCCGGCGTGGAAAGGCCGCGTTTCGTCACGCGGATATAGAGGTGCTCCCCTTCGCCGCAGGGCAGGTAGAGGGGCCGTTCTTCGACTTGAAAATCTTCCGGCGAGCTGCGAATGCGTCCTCCGAGCGCCGGAACTGCTGCGGTCAGATAGGGTAACGTCTCATCGAGTGCGGAGGAGGTGGTCATACGGTGTCCTTCTTCTCGCTTGCTCCAATTTGAGGCAATACAGTGGGTCCCAGCGGGACCCCATGTTATACTCCGGTCGAGTTGTACCACGCCTCCGCGTCCGTTCCCGAAAGAACTCA
It contains:
- a CDS encoding zinc ribbon domain-containing protein, coding for MKACPSCGRALPEISRYCTFCGAGVANDAPATPHPSATNQNKEQLNLRILYGMVTVLLLELLMPPWETPPAQPAAFLGFHFILSPPQADALVSRLLLTIELTTTAIAGLYLSFLFRSR
- a CDS encoding NAD(P)-dependent glycerol-3-phosphate dehydrogenase; this encodes MTQPAKQRVSVIGAGAWGTALARHVAEKQLPVCLWAYESDVVESIEQRRENHRYLPGVALPSGLSATTSLEEALAEADYLVFAVPSHVARAVLRRMAPLLSLPLPLISATKGIEEETLQLMTQVMQEELPAAMQDFLLVLSGPSFAAEVSQGQPTAISLAGLHADLVKQTQSLFMTPSFRVYADDDVIGVQLGGALKNVMALAAGVVDGLELGHNARAALITRGLAEMIRLGAAMGADPRTFYGLSGVGDLILTCTGPLSRNHSVGMRLGRGEGLAAILGSMQAVAEGVRTAKAALGLARRYDVDMPIVQEVNAVLFAEKSCRQAVGDLMEREAKGEKALS
- a CDS encoding TIGR00300 family protein, with the protein product MTAPEETVLLQGHIIDSLILAKVLDTILMMGGTFDLQDVRIGATRDAPSHARIVVRASSGRQLAEILRAIQPHGATVEREEDCRFEPAPAAGVFPEQFYATTHLSTEIRLDGEWVTVEGIEMDVGICVDPAKARARTVPMAAVKEGDLIVIGRDGIRVTPLARPTERDVFGFMESVVSSERPHQPVLADIAARMQRLRARHRAGEADAKILFAGGPAIIHAGGREALAWLVEEGYVQVLFCGNALAAHDMEAALYGTSLGYELSAGRSVPHGHEHHLRTINRVRALGSIEEAVCSGLVRDGIMAACVRQHVTLVMAGTIRDDGPLPGVLTDSMAAQQAMRAHIPGVGLALLVASTLHSIATGNLLPATIPTVCVDVNPAVPTKLADRGSFQAVGLVMDAASFLSELARALGWRP
- a CDS encoding tRNA pseudouridine(13) synthase TruD; the protein is MTTSSALDETLPYLTAAVPALGGRIRSSPEDFQVEERPLYLPCGEGEHLYIRVTKRGLSTPDLVLRLSSHLHVKAMSIGIAGLKDAQAVTTQMVSLQGVKPETVAALATDDRLLKVEVLGRHRNRLRKGHHAGNQFRLVVRDVREGCDADVEQIFEQLQRRGVPNYFGPQRQGRAGNNFAVGAELLRDAARRNKMSRAKRLWFMNAYQSHLFNRIVAKRIDSLDRVFAGDWAMKTDNGACFVVELPEVEQPRVDRFEISPTGPLFGSRAPWSTGTPGELERSVVAELGTTPEALSKAGAECGFRGERRALRVRLNDLNWSLEGSALTLSFWLPPGSYATSVLREIIKTAA